In Gossypium raimondii isolate GPD5lz chromosome 12, ASM2569854v1, whole genome shotgun sequence, a single window of DNA contains:
- the LOC105763229 gene encoding NAC domain-containing protein 37 isoform X2 produces MGLLDKQTKWTESISFAMRQSACKCFIHSTLVMMESSVPPGFRFHPTDEELVGYYLRKKVASQKIDLDVITDIDLYRIEPWDLQERCRIGYEEQKEWYFFSHKDKKYPTGTRTNRATMAGFWKATGRDKAVYDNKSKLIGMRKTLVFYKGRAPNGHKTDWIMHEYRLESDDNRPPQEEGWVICRAFKKKISGQAKSIEGWESRCFYDEPSGLSSVIDPMEYLSKQPHKFLPYCKEETEADNLDFVYCDQFVELPQLESPSLPLINKPASISLISENIVNYGEEEEEEADKKRMCNANTKKVTDWRALDKFVASQLSHEDRYNNGDQERASISSFDANNSSNSDMEALLLLQSSREERNKLKELLNSSTSHCDVGICIFDQLKGDDQEALSLN; encoded by the exons ATGGGACTTCTCGACAAACAGACAAAGTGGACAGAGTCCATTTCATTTGCAATGAGACAAAGCGCCTGCAAGTGCTTCATCCATTCAACact AGTTATGATGGAGTCAAGTGTCCCACCAGGATTCCGGTTCCACCCCACAGACGAAGAGCTTGTTGGGTATTATCTGAGGAAGAAGGTGGCTTCCCAGAAGATCGATCTTGATGTTATCACAGACATTGATCTCTATCGGATCGAACCCTGGGATCTTCAAg AGAGATGTCGGATAGGATATGAGGAGCAAAAGGAGTGGTATTTCTTCAGCCACAAGGATAAGAAGTATCCAACAGGGACAAGGACCAACAGAGCAACCATGGCTGGTTTCTGGAAAGCAACGGGGCGAGACAAGGCGGTGTATGATAATAAATCAAAGCTCATTGGCATGAGGAAAACTCTTGTTTTCTACAAAGGGAGAGCTCCAAATGGCCACAAAACTGACTGGATCATGCATGAATACAGGCTTGAATCCGACGACAATCGACCTCCTCAG GAGGAAGGATGGGTCATTTGTCGagcttttaagaaaaaaataagtggTCAAGCCAAGAGCATTGAAGGGTGGGAGTCGAGGTGCTTCTATGATGAGCCAAGTGGTCTCAGCTCCGTGATTGATCCAATGGAATACTTATCAAAGCAACCCCACAAATTTTTACCCTATTGCAAAGAAGAGACAGAGGCAGATAATTTAGACTTTGTTTACTGTGATCAGTTTGTAGAGCTTCCTCAGCTAGAGAGTCCATCTTTGCCATTAATAAATAAGCCAGCCTCCATATCTCTCATATCAGAGAATATCGTCAATtatggagaagaagaagaagaagaagcagatAAAAAAAGAATGTGCAACGCCAACACCAAGAAAGTGACTGATTGGAGAGCCCTTGATAAGTTCGTTGCTTCACAACTGAGTCATGAAGATAGATATAATAATGGTGATCAAGAAAGAGCCTCAATCTCAAGCTTTGATGCCAATAACAGTAGTAACTCAGACATGGAAGCATTGCTGCTATTGCAGAGTAGTAGAGAAGAAAGGAACAAGTTGAAGGAGCTCTTGAATTCAAGTACTTCACATTGTGATGTGGGAATATGcatatttgatcaattaaaaggaGATGATCAAGAGGCTTTATCGCttaattag
- the LOC105763229 gene encoding NAC domain-containing protein 37 isoform X1 — MMESSVPPGFRFHPTDEELVGYYLRKKVASQKIDLDVITDIDLYRIEPWDLQERCRIGYEEQKEWYFFSHKDKKYPTGTRTNRATMAGFWKATGRDKAVYDNKSKLIGMRKTLVFYKGRAPNGHKTDWIMHEYRLESDDNRPPQEEGWVICRAFKKKISGQAKSIEGWESRCFYDEPSGLSSVIDPMEYLSKQPHKFLPYCKEETEADNLDFVYCDQFVELPQLESPSLPLINKPASISLISENIVNYGEEEEEEADKKRMCNANTKKVTDWRALDKFVASQLSHEDRYNNGDQERASISSFDANNSSNSDMEALLLLQSSREERNKLKELLNSSTSHCDVGICIFDQLKGDDQEALSLN, encoded by the exons ATGATGGAGTCAAGTGTCCCACCAGGATTCCGGTTCCACCCCACAGACGAAGAGCTTGTTGGGTATTATCTGAGGAAGAAGGTGGCTTCCCAGAAGATCGATCTTGATGTTATCACAGACATTGATCTCTATCGGATCGAACCCTGGGATCTTCAAg AGAGATGTCGGATAGGATATGAGGAGCAAAAGGAGTGGTATTTCTTCAGCCACAAGGATAAGAAGTATCCAACAGGGACAAGGACCAACAGAGCAACCATGGCTGGTTTCTGGAAAGCAACGGGGCGAGACAAGGCGGTGTATGATAATAAATCAAAGCTCATTGGCATGAGGAAAACTCTTGTTTTCTACAAAGGGAGAGCTCCAAATGGCCACAAAACTGACTGGATCATGCATGAATACAGGCTTGAATCCGACGACAATCGACCTCCTCAG GAGGAAGGATGGGTCATTTGTCGagcttttaagaaaaaaataagtggTCAAGCCAAGAGCATTGAAGGGTGGGAGTCGAGGTGCTTCTATGATGAGCCAAGTGGTCTCAGCTCCGTGATTGATCCAATGGAATACTTATCAAAGCAACCCCACAAATTTTTACCCTATTGCAAAGAAGAGACAGAGGCAGATAATTTAGACTTTGTTTACTGTGATCAGTTTGTAGAGCTTCCTCAGCTAGAGAGTCCATCTTTGCCATTAATAAATAAGCCAGCCTCCATATCTCTCATATCAGAGAATATCGTCAATtatggagaagaagaagaagaagaagcagatAAAAAAAGAATGTGCAACGCCAACACCAAGAAAGTGACTGATTGGAGAGCCCTTGATAAGTTCGTTGCTTCACAACTGAGTCATGAAGATAGATATAATAATGGTGATCAAGAAAGAGCCTCAATCTCAAGCTTTGATGCCAATAACAGTAGTAACTCAGACATGGAAGCATTGCTGCTATTGCAGAGTAGTAGAGAAGAAAGGAACAAGTTGAAGGAGCTCTTGAATTCAAGTACTTCACATTGTGATGTGGGAATATGcatatttgatcaattaaaaggaGATGATCAAGAGGCTTTATCGCttaattag